The following proteins are co-located in the Piscirickettsia litoralis genome:
- a CDS encoding GspH/FimT family protein produces MLADYTRDSQSTPNSSTKGFSLTEVLVILALLSLLITLTLPNLSGLKERENHQYIASQLEKIIKLGREHALYQQATVTLCPTTNQILCHSNWQQPLMLFLDKNQDNQRNINETLIATLNPTPLNLTWNRGNHLSFYGENGLAASNGTLTLCSAKLNQQFILNRQGRLRKTDQPCTLMR; encoded by the coding sequence ATGCTTGCAGATTATACCCGAGACTCGCAGAGCACGCCAAATTCATCTACAAAAGGCTTTAGTCTGACCGAGGTTCTAGTCATCCTCGCCCTTTTGAGCCTGCTTATCACCTTAACACTACCCAACCTGTCTGGCTTAAAAGAGCGTGAAAATCATCAATATATCGCCTCACAATTAGAAAAAATCATCAAGCTTGGTCGCGAACACGCACTTTATCAACAAGCAACAGTCACTCTCTGCCCGACAACGAATCAAATTCTCTGTCACAGTAATTGGCAACAGCCTCTCATGCTATTTTTAGATAAGAACCAAGATAACCAGCGCAATATTAACGAAACATTGATCGCAACCCTCAACCCAACGCCCCTCAATCTGACTTGGAATCGAGGCAACCATTTAAGCTTTTATGGTGAAAACGGCTTGGCTGCCAGCAATGGCACCTTAACTTTGTGTAGCGCCAAACTTAACCAACAATTTATTTTGAACCGCCAAGGCCGCCTACGTAAAACTGATCAGCCATGCACACTTATGAGATAA
- a CDS encoding MATE family efflux transporter, protein MRELINFAYPVILSRFVQTLGLVIGNLFVAQLGSTALAASALATSISIAFFTFSNGCLFSLGPQFAACKKIIYCFQSYYARLSSWQSFSAYL, encoded by the coding sequence ATGCGTGAGTTGATAAATTTCGCTTACCCGGTTATTTTATCGCGTTTCGTTCAAACCTTAGGATTAGTCATTGGCAATTTATTTGTCGCCCAACTTGGTTCAACCGCTCTTGCCGCCAGTGCACTTGCCACTAGCATTTCCATCGCTTTTTTCACTTTTTCCAATGGCTGTTTATTCAGCCTTGGTCCTCAATTTGCAGCGTGTAAAAAAATAATATACTGCTTTCAGAGTTACTACGCCAGGCTTTCGTCTTGGCAATCATTCTCGGCTTATTTGTAA
- a CDS encoding alpha/beta hydrolase has protein sequence MAKDLQERNHLVRWGILIGLSFFSLATIFILIIDFEILRNPDITQDHHFRIALFILVIYFTIYATSGFIRYLARYLNNRYLTRFTALPKLSSYQESFTRSYFPNKPYEHIVILLHGFTASPQEFQFLIKHLEANNIPYISPKIIGFGISSTHLLSLAHRHDWYRVAIEKYDLASSLANKVSIVGHSMGGILATFVAMHRPVHQLILSGPGLHSAPSDLKYKRLLSLPIISSLYIRIVPYLPKPIRKGRQTTSDTLDQTHTGTMFQYLAIPINCVKEVFSAQDDVDITKTQSDQLTIVYGKHDLTVNMSALFQQLDHHNTPYNKMSFNNSAHNVLEDYDKEYCCQYIINLLKNPQKTNPISKLKKQSTTQVQADA, from the coding sequence ATGGCAAAAGACCTTCAAGAGCGCAACCACCTCGTGCGCTGGGGAATATTAATTGGTCTAAGCTTCTTCAGTTTAGCCACTATTTTTATTCTTATCATCGACTTTGAAATACTCCGAAACCCCGATATCACCCAAGACCATCATTTTCGCATCGCTCTATTTATTCTTGTTATCTATTTTACTATCTATGCAACTAGCGGTTTTATTCGCTATCTTGCCCGTTATTTAAATAATCGCTATCTAACACGTTTTACCGCACTACCTAAACTTTCCTCATATCAAGAGTCGTTTACACGCAGTTACTTTCCTAATAAACCCTATGAACATATTGTGATCCTGTTGCATGGCTTTACCGCCTCACCACAAGAGTTTCAGTTTTTAATTAAACACCTAGAAGCCAATAATATCCCCTACATCTCACCGAAAATTATCGGTTTTGGTATCAGTTCGACTCATCTTTTAAGCCTCGCCCATCGCCATGATTGGTATCGAGTCGCAATAGAAAAATATGATTTAGCCTCTTCATTAGCGAATAAAGTCAGCATCGTCGGCCACTCTATGGGTGGCATTCTCGCTACCTTTGTCGCTATGCATCGCCCTGTCCATCAACTCATATTAAGCGGCCCCGGGCTGCATTCAGCCCCGAGTGATTTAAAGTATAAGCGTCTCCTCAGCCTCCCTATTATCTCTAGTCTCTATATCAGGATAGTGCCTTACCTACCAAAACCGATTCGCAAAGGCCGCCAAACAACGAGCGATACACTCGATCAAACCCACACGGGCACAATGTTCCAATATTTAGCCATCCCAATTAATTGTGTTAAAGAAGTTTTCTCTGCGCAAGATGATGTAGATATTACTAAAACACAGTCAGATCAACTCACTATTGTCTATGGCAAACATGATCTTACCGTAAATATGAGCGCCTTATTTCAGCAACTCGACCACCACAACACCCCTTATAATAAAATGAGCTTTAATAACTCAGCACATAATGTTTTAGAAGATTATGATAAAGAATATTGCTGCCAATATATTATTAATCTTTTAAAAAATCCGCAAAAGACTAACCCCATTTCTAAGCTAAAAAAACAATCAACAACTCAAGTTCAAGCCGATGCGTGA
- a CDS encoding IS1 family transposase → MRLQLRLNQSFHCLTFAIIIPMIEVLISVFCQRTLTSLAKKITQAIERKHLILRTRIKLLARKIILFSKSKKCMV, encoded by the coding sequence ATGAGGCTTCAACTGCGCTTAAATCAAAGCTTTCATTGTTTAACATTCGCTATTATTATACCGATGATTGAGGTTCTTATCAGCGTATTTTGCCAGAGGACTCTCACTTCATTGGCAAAAAAAATCACTCAGGCTATTGAGCGCAAGCATTTAATCCTAAGAACCCGAATTAAGCTTTTGGCACGCAAAATCATTCTCTTTTCGAAAAGCAAAAAATGCATGGTATAG